The DNA region GCGGAGAACCCGCTCTGGGACGGCGCCGAGTGGGCGCTCCAGGTCGTCGACACCACCCCGAGCACGATGCTGGTGCGGGCCACCATGACCGCCCGCACGCCGGACGACGCGGCCCAGCTCCGCTTCGACGTCCGCGAGCAGCTGGTCGGCTACCTCCGCGACCACCACCCCGAGGCGCTCCCCCGGCTGCGCACCGGCGAGGCCTGACGAACCGGACGGACCGGGACGGACCGACCGGGCCCGCAGGGAACACGCACGGGCGGGCCCGCCGAAGCAGGCCCGCCCGGGTCACGCCGCACAGCGCGGGGCAGCAGCGGGACAGCGCCCCTACCGCACCCGCGTCGTCGTCACAGCACCCGCGTCATCGTCCGGTGCGGGATCCCGGCGTCGTCGTAGACCCCGCCCTCGGCCACGTACCCGAGCCGCTCGTAGAACCCCAGCGCCTGCACCTGCGCGTGCAGCTCGACCTCACGCGCCCCGCGGCCGCGTCCGGCGGCCTCCACCGCCCGGACCAGCTCCGCGCCGAGCCCGGTGCCCCGGGCGGCCCTGACCACCGCGAGCCGGCCGAGCAGCACCCGGCCCTCGGTCCCGCCGGTCAGTTCGAGCGCCTGCTCGCCGAAGATGAGCCGGGCCGTCCCGAGCGGCTCCCCCGCCGGACCGACCGCCAGCAGGTGCTCCGAGGTGGCGTCGAGCTCGTCGTACTCCAGCTCCTCCGGCACGCCCTGCTCCTCGACGAACACCTCCCGCCGGACGTCCCGGACCAGCGCGAGGTCGTCCTCCCCCTCGGCGGTGCGGATCCCCGTCGCGAACGTGCTCACGCCGGCCGCCTCAGCTCTCGGACGAGATGATGTCGAGGGCCTTCCGCAGGTCGGCCGGGTACTCACTGGAGAACTGCACCCACTCGCCGTCCGCCGGGTGCTCGAAGCCGAGCGAGACCGCGTGCAGCCACTGCCGGGTGAGCCCGAGCCGCTTGGCGAGCGTCGGGTCGGCGCCGTAGGTGAGGTCGCCGACGCAGGGGTGGCGCAGCGCGGACATGTGGACGCGGATCTGGTGGGTGCGCCCGGTCTCCAGCTTGATGTCCATCAGCGAGGCGGCCCGGTACGCCTCGATCAGGTCGTAGTGCGTGACGGAGGGCTTGCCCTCGCGGGTGACCGCCCACTTCCAGTCGGAGCTGGGGTGGCGCCCGATCGGGGCGTCGACGGTGCCGCTCAGCGGGTCCGGGTGCCCCTGGACCAGCGTGTGGTACTTCTTCTCGGTGATCCGGTCGTGGAACTGCCGCTTGAGGTCGGTGTAGGCGCGCTCGGACTTGGCGACGACCATCAGTCCGGAGGTGCCGACGTCGAGCCGGTGCACGACGCCCTGGCGCTCGGCCGCGCCCGAGGTGGAGATCCGGTAGCCGGCCGCGGCGAGGCCGCCGAT from Kitasatospora sp. NBC_00458 includes:
- a CDS encoding GNAT family N-acetyltransferase, which produces MSTFATGIRTAEGEDDLALVRDVRREVFVEEQGVPEELEYDELDATSEHLLAVGPAGEPLGTARLIFGEQALELTGGTEGRVLLGRLAVVRAARGTGLGAELVRAVEAAGRGRGAREVELHAQVQALGFYERLGYVAEGGVYDDAGIPHRTMTRVL
- a CDS encoding RluA family pseudouridine synthase, whose translation is MSTAAQIRSLPVPDGLEGERLDAALARMFGFSRTKAAELAADGKVTLDGAVAGKSDRVTAGSWLEVEIPAPAAPVQIVAEHVEGMRIVHDDEDIVLVDKPVGVAAHPSPGWTGPTVIGGLAAAGYRISTSGAAERQGVVHRLDVGTSGLMVVAKSERAYTDLKRQFHDRITEKKYHTLVQGHPDPLSGTVDAPIGRHPSSDWKWAVTREGKPSVTHYDLIEAYRAASLMDIKLETGRTHQIRVHMSALRHPCVGDLTYGADPTLAKRLGLTRQWLHAVSLGFEHPADGEWVQFSSEYPADLRKALDIISSES